One Deinococcus sp. LM3 genomic region harbors:
- a CDS encoding SpoIID/LytB domain-containing protein, which translates to MRSCLRSGVSLLAALLLGAGGASALEVRVLVASAPQLTVRVPPSPAAVTGLPGAVSAGALPSVTLPPQAWTVGVTGTGAAAQLTLNGQATGSGTLYLPPGAGRTVEIAGRTYRGGVHLRAEKGVVQGVNVVDIEDYLRGVVPAEMPASWPAAALQAQAVIARTYVAARVNPAAPYDTCATQSCQVYAGTQAEKPATDAAIAATRAQVVAFGSKAASTYFSSDSGGFTASSAEVWGTEVPYLTARPDPFSAGGPRARWRLEVPLPQVQAVAAQYGVKVGTLSSVTVTRLSASGRPAEILLVGASGASRLGGARAGGFIRSLGASGTRVTLAGLNPLVIEGSGAGHGVGLSQYGALGLARAGYDHLHVLGFYYPGTVLGTLSAPAAQLPASLVPALSPALASPVLASGPALPVPDPLTVPLARAGTRAE; encoded by the coding sequence ATGCGTTCATGTCTGCGTTCCGGCGTTTCCCTGCTTGCTGCGTTGCTGCTGGGAGCGGGCGGCGCGTCTGCCCTGGAGGTCCGGGTGCTGGTGGCGTCCGCGCCGCAGTTGACGGTCCGGGTGCCGCCCTCGCCGGCAGCCGTGACGGGCCTGCCGGGAGCGGTATCGGCGGGCGCGTTGCCGTCAGTGACCCTGCCGCCCCAGGCGTGGACGGTGGGCGTGACGGGGACGGGCGCGGCGGCGCAGCTGACCCTGAACGGTCAGGCGACCGGGAGTGGCACGCTGTACCTGCCGCCCGGCGCGGGCCGCACGGTGGAGATCGCGGGCCGCACGTACCGGGGCGGCGTGCACCTGCGCGCCGAGAAGGGCGTGGTGCAGGGCGTGAACGTCGTGGATATCGAGGACTACCTGCGCGGCGTGGTCCCGGCCGAGATGCCGGCGTCGTGGCCGGCGGCGGCCCTGCAGGCGCAGGCGGTGATCGCGCGGACGTACGTGGCGGCGCGGGTCAATCCGGCCGCGCCGTACGACACCTGCGCCACGCAGAGCTGTCAGGTGTACGCGGGCACCCAGGCCGAGAAGCCCGCCACCGACGCGGCCATCGCGGCCACACGCGCGCAGGTGGTGGCGTTCGGGTCGAAGGCGGCCAGCACGTACTTCAGCAGTGATTCGGGCGGATTCACGGCGTCCAGCGCCGAGGTGTGGGGCACCGAGGTGCCGTACCTGACGGCCCGCCCGGACCCGTTCTCGGCCGGGGGACCGCGCGCCCGCTGGCGGCTGGAGGTGCCGCTGCCGCAGGTGCAGGCGGTGGCGGCGCAGTACGGCGTGAAGGTCGGGACGCTGAGCAGTGTGACGGTCACGCGCCTGAGCGCCTCGGGCCGCCCGGCCGAGATCCTGCTGGTCGGGGCGTCCGGCGCCTCGCGGCTGGGCGGCGCGAGGGCCGGGGGGTTCATCCGGTCGCTGGGTGCGTCGGGGACGCGCGTGACGCTGGCGGGCCTGAACCCGCTGGTGATCGAGGGCAGCGGCGCCGGGCACGGCGTGGGGCTGTCGCAGTACGGGGCGCTGGGACTGGCGCGCGCCGGGTACGATCACCTGCACGTGCTGGGCTTCTACTACCCCGGGACGGTGCTGGGAACCCTGAGCGCCCCGGCCGCGCAGCTTCCGGCATCGCTGGTACCGGCGCTGTCACCCGCGCTGGCCTCGCCGGTCCTGGCATCCGGCCCGGCGCTGCCCGTCCCCGATCCGCTCACAGTCCCGCTGGCCCGCGCCGGAACGCGCGCCGAATGA
- a CDS encoding FAD-binding oxidoreductase yields MPRTPTPGHVWAHVGQPFTPPTPHPDGTHYDFIVIGAGRMGSLLTLALTRAAPHARLLLIEQGGLPNEEGHTILAPGVWTTAHLPPDQHAAAHASRALIEELAQPTPRPHVTLHTHAAPGSVASADALDGHPDSLALIDPGVLTHATTDPHALAYRPGTLALNATQTAVRAGAHLMLNTRAAPHPAGVVTAERLTVTNTHQIVTHETHTLRARHVILATGADAPTQAEQHLGIHTRHARAYQQTPHLNAPSTPTSPTLHHAGLTLTPQHGAYTLHPAIHHRDPHGYNPTGGHLTGVPTGLRRETLEDLVALMDALPVLATPALHLGRSLSDIPGSWVALPHGHPHAPPTHEPLDDHTTLLLGGPHADTLGPHTAQALAQQLAQQLAGA; encoded by the coding sequence ATGCCCCGCACCCCCACCCCCGGCCACGTCTGGGCGCACGTCGGCCAGCCGTTCACGCCCCCCACCCCGCACCCGGACGGCACGCACTACGACTTCATCGTGATCGGCGCGGGCCGCATGGGGAGCCTCCTGACGCTGGCCCTCACCCGCGCCGCCCCGCACGCGCGCCTGCTGCTGATCGAACAGGGCGGCCTGCCCAACGAGGAAGGCCACACCATCCTCGCGCCCGGCGTCTGGACCACCGCGCACCTGCCCCCCGACCAGCACGCCGCCGCGCACGCCAGCCGCGCCCTGATCGAGGAACTCGCCCAGCCCACCCCCCGCCCCCACGTCACGCTGCACACCCACGCGGCCCCCGGCAGCGTGGCCAGCGCAGACGCCCTGGATGGCCACCCGGACAGCCTCGCCCTGATCGACCCCGGCGTCCTCACGCACGCCACCACCGACCCGCACGCCCTGGCCTACCGCCCCGGCACGCTCGCCCTGAACGCCACGCAGACCGCCGTCCGCGCCGGCGCGCACCTGATGCTCAACACCCGCGCCGCCCCCCACCCCGCCGGCGTGGTCACCGCCGAACGCCTGACCGTCACCAACACCCACCAGATCGTCACGCACGAAACCCACACCCTGCGCGCCCGGCACGTCATCCTCGCCACCGGCGCCGACGCCCCCACCCAGGCCGAACAGCACCTCGGCATCCACACCCGCCACGCCCGCGCCTACCAGCAGACCCCGCACCTGAACGCCCCCAGCACCCCCACCAGCCCCACCCTGCACCACGCCGGACTGACCCTCACCCCCCAGCACGGCGCGTACACCCTGCACCCCGCCATCCACCACCGCGACCCCCACGGCTACAACCCAACCGGCGGTCACCTGACCGGCGTGCCCACCGGCCTGCGCCGCGAAACCCTCGAAGACCTCGTCGCCCTCATGGACGCCCTGCCCGTCCTCGCCACCCCGGCCCTCCACCTGGGCCGCAGCCTCAGCGACATCCCCGGCAGCTGGGTCGCCCTCCCCCACGGCCACCCCCACGCCCCACCCACCCACGAACCCCTCGACGACCACACCACCCTGCTGCTCGGCGGCCCCCACGCCGACACCCTCGGCCCACACACCGCCCAGGCACTCGCGCAGCAACTCGCACAGCAACTCGCAGGGGCGTAG
- the ilvA gene encoding threonine ammonia-lyase, biosynthetic, whose protein sequence is MDAMDVLRLALTSKVYGAAIETPVSETPSLSARLGNRVLLKREDLQPIFSFKLRGAYNKMAQLTPEERARGVICASAGNHAQGVAFAAQRLGVRSVIVMPATTPEIKVGACRARGAEVVLFGDSFSDAETHAFALQREWGMTFVHPYDDPLVLAGQGTVALELLRQVEVDGPVTVFVPVGGGGLIAGVAGVLKALRPDIRVVGVEPEDSDAMFQSVQAGERVRLDTVGIFVDGVAVKQVGAFTFDLTRRYVDDWVRVNTDEVCAAIKDVFDDTRAVMEPAGALAVAGLKKYVAERGVSGETLVGLTCGANVNFDRLRHVAERAEVGEQREAILAVTIPERPGAFREFIEVVGARAITEFNYRFAPRAQAQIFVGVQLARAGQRAELVAELLGLGYAVADLTEDELAKVHVRHMVGGRAPEATDERVYSFTFPERPGALLEFLTHLHGRWNISLFHYRNHGSAHGRVLAGFQVPPGDGAAFAAFLAGVGYPAVDMTANPAYRLFLT, encoded by the coding sequence ATGGACGCGATGGATGTGCTGCGGCTGGCGCTGACGAGCAAGGTGTATGGCGCGGCGATCGAGACGCCGGTGAGTGAGACGCCGTCGTTGAGTGCGCGGTTGGGGAACCGGGTGCTGCTGAAGCGGGAGGATCTGCAGCCGATCTTTTCGTTCAAGTTGCGGGGCGCTTACAACAAGATGGCTCAGTTGACGCCGGAGGAGCGTGCGCGTGGGGTGATCTGTGCGTCGGCGGGGAATCACGCGCAGGGGGTGGCGTTCGCGGCGCAGCGGTTGGGGGTGCGGTCGGTGATCGTGATGCCGGCGACCACGCCGGAGATCAAGGTGGGGGCGTGCCGGGCGCGGGGGGCGGAGGTGGTGCTGTTCGGGGACAGTTTCAGTGATGCCGAGACGCACGCGTTCGCGTTGCAGCGGGAATGGGGGATGACGTTCGTGCATCCGTACGATGATCCGCTGGTGCTGGCGGGGCAGGGGACGGTGGCGCTGGAGTTGCTGCGTCAGGTGGAGGTGGACGGGCCGGTGACGGTGTTCGTGCCGGTGGGGGGCGGCGGCCTGATTGCGGGGGTGGCGGGGGTGCTCAAGGCGCTGCGGCCGGATATCCGGGTGGTGGGCGTGGAGCCGGAGGACAGTGACGCGATGTTCCAGTCGGTGCAGGCCGGGGAGCGGGTGCGGCTGGACACGGTGGGGATTTTTGTGGATGGCGTGGCGGTCAAGCAGGTGGGGGCGTTCACGTTCGATCTGACGCGCCGGTACGTGGATGACTGGGTGCGGGTGAACACGGATGAGGTGTGCGCGGCGATCAAGGACGTGTTCGACGATACGCGGGCCGTGATGGAGCCGGCGGGGGCGCTGGCGGTGGCGGGCCTGAAGAAGTACGTGGCCGAGCGGGGCGTGAGTGGTGAGACGCTGGTGGGTCTGACGTGCGGCGCGAACGTGAATTTCGACCGGCTGCGGCACGTCGCGGAGCGGGCCGAGGTCGGCGAGCAGCGCGAGGCGATTCTGGCGGTGACGATTCCGGAGCGGCCAGGCGCGTTCCGGGAGTTCATCGAGGTGGTGGGGGCGCGGGCGATCACGGAGTTCAATTACCGCTTTGCGCCGAGGGCGCAGGCGCAGATTTTCGTGGGGGTGCAGCTGGCCCGCGCGGGGCAACGGGCGGAACTGGTCGCAGAGTTGCTGGGGTTGGGGTACGCGGTGGCGGACCTGACGGAGGATGAGCTGGCCAAGGTGCATGTGCGGCACATGGTGGGGGGCCGGGCGCCGGAGGCGACGGATGAGCGGGTGTACTCGTTCACGTTCCCGGAGCGGCCGGGGGCGCTGCTGGAGTTCCTGACGCATCTGCATGGGCGCTGGAATATCAGCCTGTTCCATTACCGGAATCACGGGTCGGCGCATGGGCGGGTGCTGGCGGGGTTTCAGGTGCCGCCCGGCGACGGGGCGGCGTTCGCGGCGTTCCTGGCGGGGGTGGGGTACCCGGCGGTGGACATGACGGCGAATCCGGCGTACCGGTTGTTCCTGACCTGA
- a CDS encoding GNAT family N-acetyltransferase, which produces MTPELPRTPAAPRPEDLPPAVIVDAAPDDPRVAGLMNAQQRELRALYQDTDERTEPFDPMVLTGPGCVLLAARRGDDRAPLLACGALKRWDAQSAEVKRMYTLPQVRGQGLARALLEELIVRGRREGYARLVLETGDQQEAALALYTRAGFRRIPNFGYYEGVENSLCFELPLGS; this is translated from the coding sequence ATGACCCCTGAGCTGCCACGCACGCCCGCCGCCCCGCGTCCCGAGGACCTGCCGCCCGCCGTGATCGTGGACGCCGCGCCGGACGATCCGCGTGTGGCCGGGCTGATGAACGCGCAGCAGCGTGAATTGCGGGCGCTGTACCAGGATACCGACGAGCGCACGGAGCCCTTCGATCCGATGGTCCTGACCGGGCCGGGGTGCGTGCTGCTGGCCGCCCGGCGGGGCGATGACCGCGCGCCGCTGCTGGCGTGTGGGGCGCTGAAACGCTGGGACGCGCAGTCGGCCGAGGTCAAACGCATGTACACGCTGCCGCAGGTGCGCGGGCAGGGGCTGGCGCGGGCGCTGCTGGAAGAACTGATCGTGCGGGGCCGCCGTGAGGGGTACGCGCGGCTGGTGCTGGAGACCGGGGATCAGCAGGAGGCGGCGCTGGCGCTGTACACGCGGGCGGGCTTCCGGCGCATTCCGAACTTCGGGTACTACGAGGGCGTGGAGAACAGCCTGTGTTTCGAGTTGCCGCTGGGTTCATGA
- a CDS encoding four-helix bundle copper-binding protein: MNDQLIRECIEACLACVTACEECASACLSEPDIDMMRGCIRLDRDCADVCAVTARLLMRGSDLHAQACALCAGACAACAAECGGHSHDHCQRCAEACRRCEEACRKLAA, encoded by the coding sequence ATGAACGATCAGCTGATCCGGGAGTGCATCGAGGCCTGTCTGGCGTGCGTGACGGCGTGCGAGGAGTGCGCCTCGGCGTGCCTGTCCGAGCCGGATATCGACATGATGCGCGGCTGCATCCGGCTGGACCGGGACTGCGCGGACGTGTGCGCCGTGACGGCGCGGCTGCTGATGCGTGGTAGCGACCTGCACGCGCAGGCGTGTGCGCTGTGTGCCGGGGCCTGCGCGGCGTGTGCGGCCGAGTGCGGTGGGCACAGTCACGATCACTGCCAGCGCTGCGCCGAGGCCTGCCGCCGCTGCGAGGAAGCCTGCCGGAAACTGGCGGCCTGA